The nucleotide sequence GCTCCACCGCCACGCCGAACTCAAGCGCGAGCACACCGACGGCGACGAGCTGGCGATGTGGGATCTGTACGTCCCGCTGACCGAGACCGAGAGTCCCGAGATCGAGTACGAACAGGCCAGCGAGTACGTCGTCGACGCGGTCGCGCCCCTGGGGGAGGACTACCAGAACCGGGTCGCCGAGGGACTCGACTCCCGGTGGGTCGACGTCTACGAGACCCGCGGCAAGCAATCGGGGGCCTACTCCGGGGGAACCTACGATTCCCAGCCGTTCATCCTGATGAACTATCAGGACGATGTCGAGTCGATGTACACCCTGGCCCACGAACTCGGCCACTCGTTGCATTCGGAGTACACCAGCGAGGCCCAGCCCTACGTCTATTCGGGCTATGAGATCTTCGTCGCCGAGGTCGCCTCCACCGTCAACGAGGCTTTGCTGACCCGGCACCTGCTTGACACTGTCGAGGATGATCGACTCCGTCGGCACGTGCTAGATACGTATCTCGAACGCTTCCGGTCGACGCTGTATCGCCAGACCATGTTCGCGGAGTTCGAACACCGCGCCCACGAGATGAGTGAGGCCGGCGAGCCACTAACGCCCGATCGCCTGGATGACCTCTATGGCGAACTCAAGAGTGACTACTACGCGCCGGGTGAGATCGACGACCGGATCGTCCGCGAGTGGATGCGCATCCCCCATTTCTATCGTGCCTTTTACGTCTATCAGTATGCGACGGGGATTTCCGCGGCTGTCGCGATCGCCCAGTCCATCGCCGAGGAGGGACAACCGGCGGCCGAGCGCTATCGGACGTTCCTCGAAAGCGGATCGAGCGAATACCCACTCGAACTCCTCCAGACGGCCGGCGTCGACATGACGACGGCCGACCCGATCGAGGATGCCATCGCCGAGTACGACGACGCGCTCGATCGGATGGCCGACCTGCTGTAAGCGGGACGTGATAGCATCCGGCACGCAAACCCCGCGACCCAAAGGCACTTTTTCTCGGACGGAGTAAGTATAGGTGTCAGATGTCCCGCAGTCCCTCGCTGCCGGATCGCCCGACGCTCGATCTCGATCCCGAGATGTCGCCGTCCGAACGACTCGCAGCGCTCGAGGAACACTACGCGAAGGTCGTTGCCGTCAACGACCAGCTCCAGGCAAAGCTTGAGGGGGCCTACGAGAAACAACGCTCGCTCGCCGACGACGTAGACTCTCTCGAACGAGAGAACCAGGCGTTGAAGACTGCCTCGCTCTACATCGCGACGGCCGAAGAGATCACCGACGACGGCGTGATCGTCAGACAGCACGGCAACAATCAGGAAGTCCTGACGGAGCTACCGTCGGGACTCGCCGGGGACGTCGAACCCGGCGACCGCGTCGCGATCAACGACTCGTTCAACGTCAAAGCGACCCTGGAGGCCGAGACCGACGCCCGAGCGCAGGCGATGCAGATCGATGGGAGTCCGGACGTCTCCTACGACGACATCGGCGGGCTCGACGAACAGCTACGGGAAGTCCGGGAAGCCGTCGAAGAACCGCTCCTCAACGCCGAACAGTTCCGCGAGGTCGGGATCGACCCGCCGAGCGGCGTCCTGCTGCACGGTCCGCCGGGGACGGGCAAGACGATGCTCGCCAAAGCCGTCGCCAACCAGACCGACGCCACCTTCATCAAGATGGCCGGCTCCGAACTCGTCCGGAAGTTCATCGGCGAGGGCGCGAAACTCGTGCGTGACCTGTTCGAACTCGCCGAGGAACGCGAACCGGCGATCATCTTCATCGACGAGATCGACGCACTCGCGGCCAAACGGACCGACAGCAAGACCTCCGGTGACGCCGAGGTCCAGCGGACGATGATGCAACTCTTGAGCGAGATGGATGGCTTCGACGATCGCGGCGAGATCCGGATCATCGCCGCGACCAACCGCTTCGACATGCTCGATCGGGCTATCCTTCGACCTGGTCGCTTCGACCGCCTCATCGAAGTGCCCGAACCCGACATCGAGGGCCGTGAACGCATTCTGGAGATCCACACTCGCGACATGAACCTCGCCGATTCGGTCGATCTCGGCGACATCGCCGGCGAGACCGAAGGCATGACCGGCGCGGAACTCGAAAGTCTCACCACCGAGGCCGGGATGTTCGCGATCCGGGACAGCCGGACCGAAGTTACTGAAGCTGACTTCACCGACGCCATCGAGAAGATCGAGGAAGCCGAGGAGGACAGCGTCGGGACGCCTGTGATGTTCTACTGAGCAGAGGGCTGGTACTGTCTTGCTCGTCGGTACAAGCGGATCGGTCCGACCGAACGCACGTGTCGTTGTCGTCGATGAGTCCCGACGTTATTTTTCGGCGATCCACTCGCGAGCTTCGTCCATGTCGTCGGTCATCGCACTCTCGTCGTCCACGTCCTCCATCCCCTCGTAGAACTCTTCCATGTCCATCTCGGAGATGACGCTATCCCGGTGGACCGTCACGGAGTGCTCGATACCCGCCTCGAAGATCTTCGGCATCCATTCCTCCTGGAGCCACTCCGTTTCCTCCTCGTTGTGGGCTTTGATTCCGCGCGTGTTCACGATCAGTTTCCGGGCGTCGTGCTCTTTGATGTATTCGAGTAGATCCATGGCACCGCTCTTGAACCGCTCTCCTGTCGAATACTCGTCCCAGTAGAACACGACTGCGTCGATATCGTCGTCGTAGACTACCGTGTACAGGTCCGTCTCTCTGCGATCGCGCTCTGACATGTGAACCGGTTACGTTCTATCCCTTATGAATTCGGCCACCCAAATATCGATCGTGAGAAATAGACGGTGTTCGGGCGGTGGCAATGTGCCGTGACGACGGCCGGCGTGGGCTCACGGGCTCGCTGGGTCCTGGCGAGTGGCTGTCCGACGGGAAGAACGCCCTTTTACCCGCCGACCATCTATCCTGGGCTAATGAGCCATCCCTTCGAGACCCTCCCGACGACTCCCACGTCGGAGGAACTCATCGACCAGGCGTTCTCGCGGGCCGCCCGGGCCGGCCGGGCCAAGTCCGGCCACGACGCCCAGCAGTCGATGCTCCAGACCGCGGCGAACGTCCTCTCGGACAACCTCGAGAACGTCGTCACCCAATGGCCCGACTTCGACGACCTCGACCCGTTCTATCGTGGGCTTGCCGACGCCGAACACGGGGTCGACGAGTTGCGCCAGCATCTCTCGGAAGTGACGTGGGCGAGTCGCAAGACCAGCGACATCCGTGACGAGTATCAGTCCCGGCTTCGGGGCGTCGACGTCGACGGCGCGCGCAAACTCCGCAAGCAAGCGTTCGCCCGCCTGGCCGACATCACCCGTCAGGTGGACGAGAACCTTGCGGCGCTGGCCGACGCCAGGCAGGCCCTCCGAAAACTACCGGACATCAAACCCGACGAACCCGTCATCGTCATCGCGGGCTACCCCAACGTCGGGAAGTCCTCGTTCGTCAACAGCGTGACGCGGGCCGACAACGAGATCGCTGCCTATCCGTTCACGACGACCCAGATTCACGTCGGCCATATCGAGCGCGATCACATCCGGTATCAACTGGTGGATACGCCCGGACTCCTCGATCGCCCGCCGGCGGAGCGCAACGCGATCGAAGCCCAGGCCGTGAGCGCGCTCGAACACCTCGCGGATGCCGTCATCGTGATGGTCGACGCCAGCGGCGAGTGTGGCTTCCCGATCGACGTCCAACTCGAACTCAGAGACGACATCGCTTCCCGGTTCGGCGACGCGCCCGTATTGACGGTCTGTAACAAGGCCGACCGCTCGCGGGACGTCGAGGCCGACCACTACATGAGCGTCACCGAGGACGACAACGTCGAGGGTGTCCTCGACGCGGTGATCGACGCTGTCGGGTACGAACCCGAGCTTCCCTTCGAAGAATAGACTCGTTCTTTCCGATCGCCTCAGGCGCTGGTCGCGTTGTAGACGACCTGGACGGAGGCCGAAACGTCGACGGGGCCGCGCTCGATCGTGGTCGAGGCTGCACCGCCTACAGCGTCGGCGGCCGTCATGGTTTCCTCGACGCGGTAGGGGCTGACGCTGACGTCACTGGCACTGATCGAGGACGCACCGACGACCTGGAGATCACCACTGGTTGCGAGAGTGTCGGCGTCCGTGCGAGCACGATCCATCGCCTTTTGGAGGGCGTCCTGACGGAGCTCGTGGCGTCGCTCCTCTGAGAGCGTAAAGGAGACGCCGTCGACGCGGTTGGCACCGCTGTCGATGGCAGTGTCGATCACGTCGCCGACACGCTCGGTATCATCGAGCGTGACTTCGAGCGTGTGGACGGCACGGTATTCAGTCGTCCCTTCGGTCTCGGGGCGTTCGCGTACTTCGCCAATATCGTAGTATCCCGTCTCGATCTGGTCCTCGGAGACGTTCAGCTCTGTCAGCGCCGAGCGCACGGCGGTGACGTTCTCGGCAACCTGCGTACGGGCAGTCTGGGCGTCCTCGGCGGTCGCGACGACGCCGAGCCGGAGGACGGCCTGATCCGGTTGGGCCGAAACCTCCGCTGATCCGGCGACGTCGATCTGCTTGGCCGGCTGGTCGGTCTGTGCTGCGGGCGTGATTGCTGTCGCAGCGCCCACCGCAGCGAGCAGTAGTACCGCCACGGCGGCCACCAGGAGGGTCGATCTGTTGAGTTTCATTACAGGTGATCCCACACCCGGAGATCATATAGTCCAATCGAACGTTCAAACGCTCGTTTGAGCGGTCCGGCCCCCTCCGATCGGCCTCAGCCGGCGGCGACTTCGGTGGCCACGTATCGCAACTCGGTAGTCACGTCCCGGTCGAGACTCGCGTCGAGACGGCTGTCGAGCCGTTCGCCGAGCGCCGGCGGTGACTCGCCGGGCGGCACGCCGACCGTGACGATCACCCGCTCGGGCTGCTGGAAGAACAGCCCACCGGTCCGTTCGGTCGAGATCGAGTGGACCGTCGACCCCGGCGTCTCTTCGACCACTTCCCGGACTGCCTCGTCGATCTGGCCGTCGACAGTGGCTCGCGTGTACGTGTCGTAGGTCACCCCGCCCAGAAAGACCGACAGGACAGCGATCGCAGCCACGAGTGCGAGGACGCGCTTGAGCGTGCTTGAGCGGGCGTCGTCCTCACGAAACCAGTGGGTCGGCCGGTAGCCCAGGTACCAAAGCACCGCCAGCGCGGCCAGGTTGATCGAAAGGACGTTCACCAGCGTCAGGATGCCCGATCCGAGGCTGACGGCGGGCAGCCCCCACGCGATGCCGATGCCGACCGTCGCGGCGGGCGGGATCAACGCGACGGCGATCATGACGCCGACCAGGGCCGTCGAGACGCCCGTCGAGAGGCTGACGACGCCCGCCACACCGGCACCCAGCGCGACGACCAGCGAGAGGAAATCCGGGAGGAGTCGCTCGCGGACGGCCGGAATCTCGGTCACGTCGAGTCCGGGTGGGACGAGAAACAGGTTCTTGACTACGAACGCGAACGCGGCCGCGCTCAGCACGGCCAGCCCCAGCCCCGCGATCTGCAGGCCGATGCCCCGCCGGAACAGCCCCTGGTCGTCGACGACGGTCCCGACGCTTGCGGCCATCGCGGGCCCGATCAGCGGCGCGATCACCATCGAGCCGACGATGACCGCCGGCGAGTCCAGCAGGAGGCCGGCGGTCGCGATCACGGCGGAGACGACCGTCAGGATGGCGTAACTCCAGGTCGCCGGCGCGAGGTCCGCGGCCTTGGACGTGAGTTCTTCCCGGGCGATGCGTTCCTCGCTTTTCTCCTCGGCGTAGCGATCCGTGAGTTCCTCGAACCGCCTCGAGATGACGGTGTTGGCTTCGACGACGACCGTGTAGGCCTGTTCGTCGATGCCCGCCTCCCGGAGTTTCTCCAGGACCGGTTCGACGGCGTTGGTCGGCAACGGGATGTACGCGACGGCGGTGTACTCCCGGCCGCTGGTCTCGTCGGTGAGGATGTACTCGACGTCGACATCTTCGAGCGCCGCCTCGATGGCCTCGAGCTTGCCAGCCGGAATTGTGACCTGGACGAGTCGCACGCCCGTAGGATCGTCGTCGGAGGCAATGAATGGTGGGGTCGCGCCGTGATCGGACTCGCTGTCTCGGCGGAAACGCAACCGGCAAGCCTCCCGGGCCGCGATGATCGTCTATGAGTGGAGCTACCGCGCCGCCGCTCGTGACGGACGTCGACGGGACACTGACCGACGACGAATTACGTCTCGATCCCCGGATGGGGACCGCCCTCCGGGAATGGGACGGCCCGGTCGTACTCGCGACGGGCAAGGTCCTCCCGTTTCCGATCGCACTCGCAAATTACCTCGGGCTTGAACGGACCGTCATCGCCGAGAACGGCGGCGTCACGTTCGTCGACGCGACCGACGAACTCGGCGTCCACGGCGACCGCGAGGCGGCCCAGGCTGTCGCCGACGCCTACGTCGAGGCCGGATACGACCTCGGATGGGGGCCGGCGGACCTGCCCAATCGGTGGCGCGAGACCGAAGTGATCGCCGCCCGTGACCAGCCGCTCGAACCGCTTCGGGACCTTGCGGCCGAGCACGGTCTGGAGGTCGTCGACACCCAGTACGCCTACCACGTCAAGTCCCCGACGATGACCAAGGGAAAGGGTCTGGAAACGGTCGCCGACGCGCTTGGGTACGAGCCGACCGAATTCGTCGCCGTGGGCGACTCGACCAACGACGTCTCGACCTTCGAGGCCGCCGGGACGGCCATCGCGGTCGCCAACGCCGACGACGCGGCCCTCGCGGCGGCCGACCACGTCACGGACGCGGAATTCGCCGATGGCTTTCTGGAGGCGCTGGATCGAGTCGACGCCGGCGAGTGGTGACTCCCTGCGATCATACGCTCCATTGTCATATATTCACAAACGCTCCTATCGGGGACGCTGCGCGGTGATTTCCGGGGAAGGTTTTTGGGGACACCACCGTTACCTGTTGGCATGACTCCCGACCGGGCCGTCCTCGAACGCGCGATCGAGCGCGGCGAGCGCGAGGGCGGCAGCGTCGAGTTCAAGGAACGCCTGACTCGCGATACGCACCTCGTCGACGGTCGCCTCGAAAGTCTGGCCGCCCAGCTTCGCCACCGCGTCCTCAGCGGCGACGGCGAGGCGACCTACGTTGTGGGGATCACCGACGACGGGAACCTGGCTGGTATCGACCCCGAGGCGTTCTCCGAATCGATGGACGTCCTCTCGCTGCTCGCCGACGAAGCCGGGGCGCACATCGAGGACGTCGAGACCTGGGGGGTCGACGGGGAGGGCAATGCCGTCCGTGGCCAGTCCGGCGAGCGCGGGATCGCCGGTGTGGCGACGATCCGGGAGGGCGCGGTCATGGACGACGACGAGCACATCGTTGTCGGGACCGCCGGCCACGTCGACCACGGCAAGAGCACCCTCGTCGGCTCGCTCGTAACGGGCCAGGCCGACGACGGCCAGGGCGGGACGCGCTCGTACATGGATATTCGCCCCCACGAGGTCGAGCGCGGCCTCTCCGCCGATCTTTCGTATGGCGTCTACGGCTTCGACGACGACGGCCCCGTCCGGATGGACAACCCCGACCGGAAGACCGACCGCGCACGGATCGTCGAGGAGGCCGACCGCCTCGTGAGCTTCGTCGATACGGTCGGCCACGAGCCCTGGCTCCGGACCACGATCCGCGGGCTCGTCGGCCAGAAGCTCGATTACGGCCTGTTGACGGTTGCTGCCGACGATGGGCCCACCAAGACGACCCGCGAACACCTGGGCATCCTGCTGGCGACCGAACTGCCGACGATCGTCGCCATCACGAAGGCCGATCTCGTCGACGCCGACCGGATCGCCACAGTCGAGCGTGAGGTCGAGCGCCTGCTGCGGGACGTCGAGAAGACACCGCTGCCGGTCGAGCGCCACGGCGTCGACGCCGCGATCGAGGAGATCTCAGAGACCGTCGTCCCCGTGGTGACGACCAGCGCCGTCACGGGCGATGGACTCGACACCTTAGACGAACTCTTCGAGCGACTCCCCAAGACCGGTGGCGACGAGACCGCGCAGTTCCGGATGTACGTCGACCGCTCCTACAACGTCACCGGCGTCGGCGCGGTCGCCTCGGGGACGATCAACGCCGGCCGCGTCGAGGCCGGTGACGAACTCCTGCTGGGGCCGATGGCCGATGGCACCTTCCGCGAAGTCGAGGCCCGCTCTATCGAGATGCACTACCACCGCGTCGACGAGGGCCGTGCCGGTCGGATCGTCGGTATCGCGCTGAAAGGCGTCGAAGAACAGGACGTCGAACGCGGGATGGTCCTCCTGCCCCGCGAAGCCGATCCCCAACCGGTCCGGGAGTTCGAGGCCGAGGTGATGGTGCTCAACCACCCGACGCGGATCGGCGAGGGCTACGAACCCGTGGTGCACTTAGAGACAATCAGCGAGGCCGCCGCGTTCTATCCCGAGGGCGGCCAGCTACTTCCGGGCGACAGCGGGCGGGCGCGCGTTCGGTTCAAGTTCCGGCCGTATCTGGTCGAGGAAGGCCAGCGCTTCGTCTTCCGGGAGGGGCGCTCGAAGGGCGTCGGCACGGTGACGGACGTGACAGGCGTGGAGTGATTGATACTTGCAAACGATTTTTGATTGCTCGATGGAAGCCAGTCAAACGAGTAGATTG is from Halorhabdus sp. BNX81 and encodes:
- a CDS encoding TIGR00341 family protein; amino-acid sequence: MRLVQVTIPAGKLEAIEAALEDVDVEYILTDETSGREYTAVAYIPLPTNAVEPVLEKLREAGIDEQAYTVVVEANTVISRRFEELTDRYAEEKSEERIAREELTSKAADLAPATWSYAILTVVSAVIATAGLLLDSPAVIVGSMVIAPLIGPAMAASVGTVVDDQGLFRRGIGLQIAGLGLAVLSAAAFAFVVKNLFLVPPGLDVTEIPAVRERLLPDFLSLVVALGAGVAGVVSLSTGVSTALVGVMIAVALIPPAATVGIGIAWGLPAVSLGSGILTLVNVLSINLAALAVLWYLGYRPTHWFREDDARSSTLKRVLALVAAIAVLSVFLGGVTYDTYTRATVDGQIDEAVREVVEETPGSTVHSISTERTGGLFFQQPERVIVTVGVPPGESPPALGERLDSRLDASLDRDVTTELRYVATEVAAG
- a CDS encoding GTPase, with the protein product MSHPFETLPTTPTSEELIDQAFSRAARAGRAKSGHDAQQSMLQTAANVLSDNLENVVTQWPDFDDLDPFYRGLADAEHGVDELRQHLSEVTWASRKTSDIRDEYQSRLRGVDVDGARKLRKQAFARLADITRQVDENLAALADARQALRKLPDIKPDEPVIVIAGYPNVGKSSFVNSVTRADNEIAAYPFTTTQIHVGHIERDHIRYQLVDTPGLLDRPPAERNAIEAQAVSALEHLADAVIVMVDASGECGFPIDVQLELRDDIASRFGDAPVLTVCNKADRSRDVEADHYMSVTEDDNVEGVLDAVIDAVGYEPELPFEE
- a CDS encoding proteasome-activating nucleotidase; the protein is MSRSPSLPDRPTLDLDPEMSPSERLAALEEHYAKVVAVNDQLQAKLEGAYEKQRSLADDVDSLERENQALKTASLYIATAEEITDDGVIVRQHGNNQEVLTELPSGLAGDVEPGDRVAINDSFNVKATLEAETDARAQAMQIDGSPDVSYDDIGGLDEQLREVREAVEEPLLNAEQFREVGIDPPSGVLLHGPPGTGKTMLAKAVANQTDATFIKMAGSELVRKFIGEGAKLVRDLFELAEEREPAIIFIDEIDALAAKRTDSKTSGDAEVQRTMMQLLSEMDGFDDRGEIRIIAATNRFDMLDRAILRPGRFDRLIEVPEPDIEGRERILEIHTRDMNLADSVDLGDIAGETEGMTGAELESLTTEAGMFAIRDSRTEVTEADFTDAIEKIEEAEEDSVGTPVMFY
- the pepF gene encoding oligoendopeptidase F → MSTVPERSEIDEEYKWDLASLYADTDEWETAFKEAEELTETVASYEGGATEDAQTLLSVLEDYEALMRTVSNVVSYARMRQDEDTRDDDAKALFARARSLSADASSAASFLDPEIQDLDRADVEAMIEAEPDLEEYDHYFDDVLRMKPHTRSTEVESLLADLSEVTGAAGDVYDMLTNADMSFPTVEDSQGEAVEITLNNFTTLQKRQDRQFRREVYEGFYDEWEDVRNAVGSAYKNAVKTDSKIAQARNYETAREAALDGPNVPTDVYDTLVETVRENLDPLHRHAELKREHTDGDELAMWDLYVPLTETESPEIEYEQASEYVVDAVAPLGEDYQNRVAEGLDSRWVDVYETRGKQSGAYSGGTYDSQPFILMNYQDDVESMYTLAHELGHSLHSEYTSEAQPYVYSGYEIFVAEVASTVNEALLTRHLLDTVEDDRLRRHVLDTYLERFRSTLYRQTMFAEFEHRAHEMSEAGEPLTPDRLDDLYGELKSDYYAPGEIDDRIVREWMRIPHFYRAFYVYQYATGISAAVAIAQSIAEEGQPAAERYRTFLESGSSEYPLELLQTAGVDMTTADPIEDAIAEYDDALDRMADLL
- a CDS encoding phosphoglycolate phosphatase; translation: MSGATAPPLVTDVDGTLTDDELRLDPRMGTALREWDGPVVLATGKVLPFPIALANYLGLERTVIAENGGVTFVDATDELGVHGDREAAQAVADAYVEAGYDLGWGPADLPNRWRETEVIAARDQPLEPLRDLAAEHGLEVVDTQYAYHVKSPTMTKGKGLETVADALGYEPTEFVAVGDSTNDVSTFEAAGTAIAVANADDAALAAADHVTDAEFADGFLEALDRVDAGEW
- a CDS encoding GTP-binding protein; translated protein: MTPDRAVLERAIERGEREGGSVEFKERLTRDTHLVDGRLESLAAQLRHRVLSGDGEATYVVGITDDGNLAGIDPEAFSESMDVLSLLADEAGAHIEDVETWGVDGEGNAVRGQSGERGIAGVATIREGAVMDDDEHIVVGTAGHVDHGKSTLVGSLVTGQADDGQGGTRSYMDIRPHEVERGLSADLSYGVYGFDDDGPVRMDNPDRKTDRARIVEEADRLVSFVDTVGHEPWLRTTIRGLVGQKLDYGLLTVAADDGPTKTTREHLGILLATELPTIVAITKADLVDADRIATVEREVERLLRDVEKTPLPVERHGVDAAIEEISETVVPVVTTSAVTGDGLDTLDELFERLPKTGGDETAQFRMYVDRSYNVTGVGAVASGTINAGRVEAGDELLLGPMADGTFREVEARSIEMHYHRVDEGRAGRIVGIALKGVEEQDVERGMVLLPREADPQPVREFEAEVMVLNHPTRIGEGYEPVVHLETISEAAAFYPEGGQLLPGDSGRARVRFKFRPYLVEEGQRFVFREGRSKGVGTVTDVTGVE
- a CDS encoding SIMPL domain-containing protein (The SIMPL domain is named for its presence in mouse protein SIMPL (signalling molecule that associates with mouse pelle-like kinase). Bacterial member BP26, from Brucella, was shown to assemble into a channel-like structure, while YggE from E. coli has been associated with resistance to oxidative stress.), which produces MKLNRSTLLVAAVAVLLLAAVGAATAITPAAQTDQPAKQIDVAGSAEVSAQPDQAVLRLGVVATAEDAQTARTQVAENVTAVRSALTELNVSEDQIETGYYDIGEVRERPETEGTTEYRAVHTLEVTLDDTERVGDVIDTAIDSGANRVDGVSFTLSEERRHELRQDALQKAMDRARTDADTLATSGDLQVVGASSISASDVSVSPYRVEETMTAADAVGGAASTTIERGPVDVSASVQVVYNATSA